The Thioalkalivibrio thiocyanodenitrificans ARhD 1 nucleotide sequence ACACCGCCGCCGGGCCTGCTGGGGGCGGCGGCACGCATGGGCAACTCCGGCTACCGGCGCTGCGTGGTGTTCCACAGCCTGTCGAAACGCTCCAACGTGCCGGGCCTGCGTTCCGGATTCGTCGCCGGGGATGCCGGTATACTGGAGCGCTTCCACCTGTACCGCACCTACCACGGCTGCAGCATGGCCCCGCCCACCCAGGCCGCGAGCCGGGCCGCCTGGTCGGACGAGACCCACGTGGAGGAGAACCGCCGCCTGTACGCCCGCAAGTTCGACGCCATGCTGGAGATCCTGGGGGACGTGCTGAACGTGCAGCGCCCGGACGCGGGATTCTACCTGTGGCCCGAGACGCCGGTGGACGACGACCGCTTCGCCCGCGAGCTGTTCGCACGGGAGAACGTGACCGTGCTCCCCGGCAGCTATCTCTCCCGGAGCACGGACGGCGCAAACCCCGGCGCCCACCGGGTGCGCATGGCACTGGTGGCACCGCTGGATGAATGCATCGAGGCCGCCGGACGCATCCGGCGCTTCATGGAAACCCTTTGACCCATTGCGAGACATGAACGGAGCCACACCATGAGCAAGCTTCAGGAGATCATCAACGAGGCCTTTGACCGCCGCGCAGACATCACCCCGCGCAACGTGGAGACCCACGTGAAGGACGCGGTGCTGGAGGCCATCGACATGCTGGACCGGGGCACCGCCCGCGTGGCCGAGAAAAAGGACGGGGAGTGGATTGTCAACGACTGGCTCAAGAAGGCGGTGCTGCTGTCGTTCCGCATCCATGACAACCAGTTCATCAAGGGCGGTTTCACCAACTACTACGACAAGGTGCCCTCGAAGTGGGCCGACGCCAACTCGCGGGACTTTCGTGAAGGCGGCGCCCGGGTGGTGCCACCGGCCACCGCCCGCAAGGGCTCCTACATCGCACCCGGCGTGGTGCTGATGCCCTCCTACGTCAACATCGGCGCCTACGTGGACACCGGCACCATGGTGGACACCTGGGCCACCGTGGGTTCCTGTGCGCAGATCGGCAGGAACGTGCACCTCTCCGGGGGGGTGGGCATCGGCGGCGTCCTGGAACCGTTGCAGGCCGCGCCCACCATCATCGAGGACAACTGCTTCATCGGCGCCCGCTCGGAGATCGTGGAGGGCGTGATCGTCGAGGAAGGCTCCGTGATCTCCATGGGCGTGTACATCGGCCAGAGCACCCGCATCTACGATCGGGAGAAAGACGAGGTCCTCTACGGCCGCGTACCCGCCGGCTCCGTGGTGGTCTCGGGCAACCTGCCGTCCAGGGACGGCAAGTACAGCCTGTACTGCGCCGTGATCGTAAAGAAGGTGGACGAGAAGACCCGCTCCAAGGTGGGCCTCA carries:
- the dapD gene encoding 2,3,4,5-tetrahydropyridine-2,6-dicarboxylate N-succinyltransferase yields the protein MSKLQEIINEAFDRRADITPRNVETHVKDAVLEAIDMLDRGTARVAEKKDGEWIVNDWLKKAVLLSFRIHDNQFIKGGFTNYYDKVPSKWADANSRDFREGGARVVPPATARKGSYIAPGVVLMPSYVNIGAYVDTGTMVDTWATVGSCAQIGRNVHLSGGVGIGGVLEPLQAAPTIIEDNCFIGARSEIVEGVIVEEGSVISMGVYIGQSTRIYDREKDEVLYGRVPAGSVVVSGNLPSRDGKYSLYCAVIVKKVDEKTRSKVGLNELLRDI